In Ureibacillus thermophilus, the genomic stretch CCTTTTTAAATACTGCTACATATGAATCAAAAAATGTATCAAAAAGCCATTTAGAGTTGTTTTATAAAACATTTGATAAAATTAAACACCGCCGTTTTGATGGAATGGTCATCACAGGGGCGCCTGTGGAACGCATGGAATTTGAAGAAGTCAACTATTGGAAAGAATTGACTGAAATTTTAGACTGGGCGAAAGTGAATGTCACATCAATCATTTATATCTGTTGGGCTGCACAGGCGGCTTTGTATTACCATTTTGGCATTGGCAAGTTTGAATTGCCGAAAAAATGTTCCGGCATTTATTCCCATACAATTACGGACTTAACGAACGATTTAGTTCGTGGTTTCAACGATGAATTTGTGGCGCCTCATTCACGATATACATCTGTTTCCATCGAGGAAATCGAGCAGCATCCGGATTTAAAATTATTAAGTTATTCTGAAGAAGTTGGGCCTTTTATCATTCAATCAAAAGACAATAAACACATTATGATTACCGGTCACTTGGAATATGATGCCACAACCCTTGCAGAAGAATATGAGCGTGACATAAAGAAAGGTTTGCCGGTCGACATACCAGAAAATTATTTCCCTGACAACGACCCAACAAAACAGCC encodes the following:
- the metA gene encoding homoserine O-acetyltransferase MetA — protein: MPINIPKNLPAGEILRNEKIFVMEEDRALSQDIRPLNILVLNLMPEKEKAELQLLRLLGNTPLQTNVTFLNTATYESKNVSKSHLELFYKTFDKIKHRRFDGMVITGAPVERMEFEEVNYWKELTEILDWAKVNVTSIIYICWAAQAALYYHFGIGKFELPKKCSGIYSHTITDLTNDLVRGFNDEFVAPHSRYTSVSIEEIEQHPDLKLLSYSEEVGPFIIQSKDNKHIMITGHLEYDATTLAEEYERDIKKGLPVDIPENYFPDNDPTKQPKNYWRAHAHLLFYNWLNYYVYQETPYDWHYVEDAINFEI